The DNA region TTCGGGGTGGGCAAAACCAGCCTGGTCGCACGCTACGTGCACGGCATCTTTTCCGAAAAGTATCAGACCACCGTAGGGGTCAAGATTGATAAAAAAATCGTCACGGTCAACGGACAGGAGGTAAGTCTGGTCTTGTGGGACCTGTACGGCGAAGACCAGTTCCAGCGGGTGCAGCCTTTTTACCTGCGGGGCAGCTCGGGCTATTTGCTGGTGGCCGACGGAACCCGCCCCGATACCCTCGAGGCCGCCCAAAGCCTGCACGCCCGCGCCCAGGAGGTGCTGGGCCCGGTTCCCTTCATCCTGCTGCTGAACAAGCACGACCTGCCCTGGCAGGTGAGCGAGGCCCAGCTCGACCAGCTGCGGGCTAAAGGCTGGGAGGTGCGCTACACCAGCGCCAAAACCGGCGAAGCCGTAGAGGACGCCTTCAATACCCTGGCGGGCCGGATGTTGGAGCAACAAAGCACCTAGGGCTGGCGGCTTAACAGCCAGTAAGCCAGCCCAATAACCAGGAGCCACAGCCACCAGCGGCGGCCCAGGAGGGGCTTGCGCTCTGGCAGGGGGAGCGAAGCGCCGGGTAGCGGGCCACGGGGAGGCCGCACCGGGGGGCGCATCTGCAAGCGCTGGCCCTGCTTGATGTGATACACCGACTTGTCGAGCTGGCCTTTTTTGCGGTAGGCCGCACCCAGGTTGTGGTGGGCCAGGGCGTACTCGGGGTTCAGCTTGAGGGCCTCCTGGTACAACCGGATGGCCTCGTCGGTCTGGCCCGCCTCGAGGGCCAGGTTAGCCAGGTTGGTCTTGGCCCGAAAGTGGCGGGGGTCGGCCTTTAGCGCAGCCTCGAAGGCCTGCCGGGCCTCCTCCCGCTGGCCGCGCATAATCTGGATGAGCCCCAGGGTGGCCCAGGCCTCCGCCCCCAGGTGGGGGTCTTGCAGGTAGGCCGCAATCTGGCTTTCATCTTCGCTTTCAAAGGCCCGGATGGCCGCCCTGGCCCGCTCCAAATCCAGGTAGCCAGCAATCAGGTCGCCGTCCTGCTCTAAAACCTTTTGCGCCCTTTCATATTCCTTCAGCCGCAGCCAGTCGCGCAGCTCGAGCAACACCGCCAGGGCCTCGGCATGGCCCCCCTCACCTGCCAGAATGCGGGCTCGAGCCTCCTCGTAGCGTCCCAACTTGATTAGCTCGTCCACTTCCACAACACCAATCTACCCCAGCCACCCCCACGTAACGCTTTAGGGGTCAGTTTGGGTCAAATTCCACACGCCTTACAAAACCAGGCGCTATACTCGGCAGTGGAGTTCGGGAATAGGCCCGCTCCCACGAGACCGCAAGCCCTCTTATGCACTACGCAATACCGCACCAATACCATATCCCGGTGCGGAACCCTTAGGAGAAGTTATGAAGAAGTCCGGTTTTACCCTGATCGAGCTGTTGATCGTCATCGCCATCATCGGCATCCTGGCCGCGGTGCTGATCCCCAACCTGCTGCGCGCCCGCGCTGTGGCCAACGACCGCGCCGCACAGGCCTTTGCTCAGAACGTTTACAAGACGGCCCAAGCCTATCTAGCCGAGAACGTAAACGTGACTACTGTTCCCACCTCCTGCGCGGGAACCACTGGTTACAGTGCTGGTAACTACAGCGTGCCTGCTCCTGGGGCTTTCATTACTGGCTGCACTGTCGCCTCAACCGGTGCCTCCGTAACCGTCACCTACACTGGTGGCACCTCCACCTCTGTGACGGTGGGCCAATAGTTGGACTGCGGGCAATTAGATAGCGGTTGAAAAAATGCCCTGCCACGAGGCAGGGCATTTTGACCAAACAATCATGAAGACGCATGGTGGCTTTACATTAATCGAGTTGCTTATCGTCATCGCTATCATCGGTATACTCGCTGTGGTGCTGGTGCCCAATTTGCTGAATGCGCGGAATGTAGCCACGTTACGAGCAGAGCAAGTATATCTGCGAAACGTAATGTACGCTGCCAATGCGTATCTATCCGACAACGTTCTAGCCAGTACCCTCCCAAATACCGATTGCGTGAACGGCTTCAGCGCTGGTAGCTATGTGGTAGCACCACTTGCTCGTACTACCCTTTCCTCCTGCACGGTTCAGCATGTATCTGGAGGCGCGGTAGTCAGCTATAGCGGGCTGTCAGGAGCAGGGCAGATTCCTTAGAGCTGCCCTTAATACATGAATACGGGGGGGCATCAGCTCCCCCAACTGCTTTTAATCAGCTGGCATTGAGCTAAAATTGGAGTTAGATGGATGTACGGTAATCTTTCACTACGGGTACGGATGGATGTTTGCTTCGGTAGGTCTGAGTTGCCTCGCCCGCTGCCAGAGCAAATAACACCCACACAACCCCTTCAGAAAAGAACGGTATAAACCATAGCAGCAAGAAAACATGGTAAGCCCAGAGCCCAGATGCACCAGGAGTTAGCTGTAAGAAGGCTCTGATACTGAGTATCAACAGGGCCATGTATAAGACCAAACCAACTAAACCCTTTTGAAGAGCAACCTCCAGCAGTTGGCTATGCGACTTCCATAGCACAATACTCTGTGTGTAGCGCTGTCCTTTTTCGTTTTCTACAATCCAAACCGGAATTGTACCCGGCGCACTGAGATACGCAATCATCTTATAAGCACCTGCTTCCAGGCGCAAAAAGCGCGCCTGTTCCTCTGCGCTGAGGAACAGAGGCCAATAGTAGTCGAAGTTGCCTCCACCCCAACCCAGCACAGGACGCTCCAGGATGCCCCCCACTGCAGCTTTCCAGAACAGCATCCTGGCTTCCATAGAGCTTGTGCTGGCCAGCTCTTTCTGGCCGCCCACACCCCTAAACTGAGTCCACTGGATTGCTGCAAAAACCGCAATTAGCACAAGTGCTGAAGCCACTAACCCTTGCCTGGGAGCACGCCAGACTCCAATAAGCAGTACCAACGCCATTCCCAAGAAGGCAGCCCGATTGTAGGTTAGGCCCAGACTGAACGCAATTAGTAAAACTGTCCCAAGAAATAACCACGACGGTTTGCGAAACCAGATCGCAATGGCCACTCCAAACGTGGCTGCCAGGTAGCCTGCCAGATGCCCTTTCTGTGGGAAAGACACGATTGGAAGATCACCCACTTGAAGTGCATAAATTAGGCCCCTGCCCAAGGCTATCTCTGCTATCGCCCCCAAGCTCAGCAAAACTCCAGAGATTGCCACCCCAATAGCAATACGAACCAGCAAATCCCGTTCCCGCATTATTTGCAGGTAAACCAGAACAAAAACCAAAGAAAACAAAAAAGATGCCAGAGCACCATCACCATTTCGAGCAAGACTACCCATCAGGGCTACTGCCGGTGATGGAGTGAAAAAGGCTGCTATAACACCCCAAATGCCAAAAAGCAAGGCCAACAATACCGGTTTATGCTGCCAGAGAAGCCTAGGCAAGTGTTTGGCATCACTTAAACGCAAGTGGGGGTGTAAAAACCACTCAAACAATAGCGCACCTAGCACAAAAATAGCTGTGATGACAATATGGTAGGTATAGTTCAATCCCCAGAAACTGCGCTCAGAAGGAACAAAGATGAGCGGATACAGCACCACAAAAGCAAACCACCACCAGCGATAGATACGATACATGTTGCTTAGTTTAGCCGTACCTCCCAGGGTAGCTGGGTTACATTTCACTCCTCTATTTGTTGCGCCATTTGTAGCAGTTACAGATGTCCATTTCGAAGTGGCGTAAACACATAAAAGTTGTCCCTTTCTTGTGCAAAAAACATCCAGGTGGTCAGGGGTGCACCCTACAATAAAGTGTGCTCGAGCGCGCTCAAATCCGAACCCTGTTCCCAGCAATAACCATACTGGCCTCACTTTTCTGGCTGTGGCAGCAAACCTTCACACATTACGATGCTGTGCCGCTCGGGTTAGTTGGGGTTGTACTCGGCGCGCTGATCCTGCTAATGCCGCGGGTTCCACGCATCTTATGGGCCTGGTGGGGGCTGGGGCTTCTAAGCATTTTGTGGAGCCTCACGCCCGGCAACACCCTGGCGCTGGGTTTGTGGGAGCTGGCCTACCTGGCCGCCTTTGCCGCTGGGGGCTGGTTGGTGGGCTTTGTGGGGCTGAACATCGTTTTGCTGGGTTATGGGCTTCTGACCACCCTCACGCTGGCCTGGGCTGGGCTGGTGATGTATTTTTCGGGCTCGAGCCATTATGTCGCTGGAGCCCAGGCCCTGGTGCTGATTCCATTGGCGATGGTGTGGATGTTTCGCTCGAGGTGGCCGCTGCTGAGTGGAATCTTGCTTACCGGAGCTTTGTATCTTGCGTTACTTTCGGGTGCTCGAGCGGTGTATTTGCCCTTGACCATAATCGCCTTGCTTATGGTGTGGCGCCTCTGGCGAGAGGGCTTTGCATTCTGGCGGATTGGGCTGGCCCTGGGCGTAGTGGTGGCAGCTGTAATGGCCATAGATGCTACCTTACCTTTTTCGCCCGTCCAGAATGCATTGGGACTAAAAGCATCTCTAACCAAGCAAGTGCAGGATGTAGCTGCAGAGGGCAGTATAGGTAGCCGCCTGCAAATGTGGGAGCAAACCCTACACATTGCCCTGCAACACCCCCTGGGCACTGGCAACGGCAGTTTTCGCGATACCCTTGCGGCCTATCTGCAATACCCCGGCATCCTCTTCAGCAACGCACACAACTACTACCTCGAGACTGCCGCCACCGGCGGCTGGTTGCGACTGCTGTTGCTGCTGGTCATACTGGGCTGGTTGCTTTGGCAAGGCTGGAGTTCGTCCGCCTGGCCCTGGGCCTTGGGGGCTGCAGGGTTGTGGGCTACCCTGGCATTTGATGTTACGGGAATGTACCCAGCGGTAATGATGCTGGCTTTTGCTAGCTTGGGCGCACTGCATGGTCAAGTCAAGGCTCCACTGGCCGCTCCATCCTCAAATAAGAGGGTCTACTGGGCCGTACCGGTGGCCGGATTGGTTCTCGCGGTAGGTTTAGCCTTTTGGTGGTATTGGCCCTGCGAGCAAAACTGTGCAATTAGTCGCTACCAGGGATTTCGCTCTGCTGTCCTGGCTGAGCTCGAGCAAGTTTCCGCATCCAAGCGAGAAGAGCTTTTGAGAGACGCTGCACGGCTCAATCCCAAAAGTCTTTGGGTCTACAGAACTCAACTAGAGTACACCCAAGCTCCAGAGGAAAAGATAAAGCTGTTGCAGCACATCGTTGAGGTTTTCCCGCTGGCTAACCCAACCTTTTACTTGCAGCTGGCGGAGTTGGCCGTGCAGCTAAACCGGCCAAAGGAGGCCATACAGGTGCTAGAGTTAGGCTTGAGCCGCTTTCCAATCAACTTTACGGGCTACCAATCCGGCAACTTCTTTGGGATGCTAACGCCGTCCTACGAATCCTGGCGCGCTCGGGCACCTGAGTTGCTCGAGCAACTAAAAAAAGATAAATAGTTCACGGGTTTTCTTGGCATCTGTACTTAGCGTTCTACCAACTGCGATTTTTCGCCCCTCGCTCGAGCCACCCAATAAACACCACCCCCGCCACAAACCCCTCTATGTGTGACCCGAAGGCGATGCCCTCCGCACCCATCGAGACGCTAGGCCAGCCCTAGCCCTCTGAATTGCCCGGACGCAAAAGCGCAGAGGTGAACTCGACGAAAACGCCCAGGCGTTGATCCAGAATGGTCTTGAGAATCGGCAGGGAAAGCGCCTGGTAGTCGTGAACCGCCACATTGCGAAAGCCCACCATCTGTTGCATCCGGCGGGCCAGGTCTGGGGTAATAAGGTGGGCCTCTTGCAAGAGGCGAAAGGCGTCCCGTGCGCTTTGTGGGAGGCCTAGACGGTGCAGGCGCACCCCATACATCGCCAGGTCTATGGAGGCCTCGCAGGCCCGCAAAAGATTGAGCACGATAGCGTCCTGGCGCGTGTAGTTCTCGAAAAGCTCTCCTTCATGGCCTCGGTACTCTTCTTCGATGCGCTTCAAGCAGCGCTCGATGGTAGCGGTCTTGGCCAGGAGTACCTCATCCATAGACCCGCCCTCGACGGCGGATGTCCTCTAATATTGGCCGCCGCTCTTCTTGCAAATAGGCATACTCTTTCAGCACACGGATTTCAAACAAATCGCAGCGGAGCCGATTCGCACAATACACGCGCCAACCCTGCGTCACGACTCTAGCCCTAAGCGCTGGGGGCGCAGTGGCTAAATCCACCAGGTCAACCTCAGGCTGGGACTCCTGGAGCACAACCAAATCCTGGGCTAACACAAACAGCGCCCAGGGGTCGTAGGGCGCGCTGCCCAAAACAGCAATATCCAGGTCGCTACCGGGCTGGGCCTGCCCTTCGGCCTGGGAGCCAAAAAGGTATATGGCCAGTGGCGACAGCCGCTCTCGGATAAGGGCGACAATGGATTCCAGGGTCTCACCAGCCAGGGTCGCCATAGCGCCATTCTATCAGCCCCGTACACCGCCCCTGCGCTTCAGCGCCGCTGCCATCCAGGTTTTGGCGCACCGCACGCAAAAACCACCGAGTAAGCACCGCCCCCGCCACAAAAACCGCCAATATGCGCCCAGAAAGCGACACCTTGGGGCCAGCGCAGCTAGGCCCCTTTCCAGCCGAAAAGCTGAAAAGGGTGCACAGACATTCGGTGCTCCTTAAGGCTAAAATAAAACCAACCATGGCTTTGTCAGCGCCCGTCCCTACCCAGGCCCTGGCGGAGATCTGCCAGCGGTACGGGGTTCGGCGGCTCCTCTTCTTCGGCTCCTTTGCGCGGGGAGAGGCCGACGAGGAAAGCGACCTGGACCTCCTGGTGGAGTTCTTCCCCGGGCGCACCCCGGGCCTGGGTTTCGTCAGACTTCAGAAGGAGCTGGCCCTCCTTTTCGGACGCAAGGTAGATCTTCACACCCCGGGAAGCCTGAGCCCTTACCTCCGGGAAGCGGTTCTGAGGGAGGCCCGCCCCCTGCATGAGGCGGCGTAGCCTTTCCGATCGCGTCCGGCTCCTGCACATGCGGGACGCCTGCAGGCGCGCCCTGGAAATCGCCCAGGGCAAAGACCTCAGCGCCCTTTCGCCCGAGGAGGAAGCGTCCCTCGCCCTCGTTCGCCTTCTGGAGATTCTCGGTGAAGCGGCCAGGGGCGTTTCCGAGGACCTCAAGAGCCTTCAGCCCGAAATCCCCTGGCGGGAGATCGTGGCCACCCGCAATCTCCTTATCCACGAGTACTTCGGCGTGGACATGGAGGTGGTGGCAGCCATTCTCGAACAAGACCTTCCCTCCCTGCTGGAGCGTTTGGAAGCTATCCTGCAAACCATGGACCATTCTGGGCCTTAGGCAGGGAGGCTTTTGGCAGGCTCAACCGCGCCTCCAGGCCAAACTTCAGGTAGGCTAGCCACAGCGCTATGGCTATCAGCCCTGCACCCCGCCCCTGCGCTTCAGCGCCGCTGCCGTCCAGGTTTTGGCGCCCCACGCTCGAACCACCGAATGAGCACCACCCCCGCCACAAAACCGCCGATGTGTGCCCAGAAGGCGATGCCCTCCTCGCCCATAAAATCGCCCACAAACTGGATTAGAAGCCAGTAGCCCAGGTAAAGAATGGCTGGAATGGGTACAGGAATCCAGCCCACCAGCGAGAGGATCAGGGCCCTGGGGTACAGCACAATATAAGCGCCCAGCAGGGCCGAGATGGCCCCCGAGGCGCCAATCATGGGCACATCGCTGGAAAAGCCGCTCACCAGGCCCTGAATTAACGCTGCAGCAACCCCGCCCAGCAGGTAGAACAACAAAAAACGCCCGTGGCCCAGGCGGTCTTCGATGTTGTCGCCAAAGACCCACAAAAACCACAGGTTGCCCAGGATGTGCAGCAGGCTCCCATGCAGGAACATGCTGCTAAACAGCGTTATCCACTCGCCCCGAAAATCGGCGGCAAAGCGGGCCGGCACAAAGCCATAGGCCCCAATAACGGCGGCAGGGTCGGTAAGGGCAAAGGTATAGACAAAGCCGGCCAGGTTTAGCAACACCAGCAGGTAGACCACATACGGGCGGCGGTGGGCCCGGTTGATGTCGTGCAGGGGGAACATGCCCACAGGTTACAGCAAGAACAACAAAAAAACGCCCCGCAGAGCGGGGCGCTACAAGGTGCTGCTTTTAGCCATTCACGCGAACTTCGATGCGGCGCGGCTGGGCAGTTTCGGCTTTGGGGATGTCGAGGTAGAGGATGCCGTGCTTGAAGGTGGCCTCGATTTTGCTCAGATCGAAGGTGTTGGGGATCACGAAGCTGCGCTCGAACTTGCCATAGGGGCCCTCGAGCCGCCACTGGTTGGCGTTTTCGGGCTTGTTGAAGGGACGCTCGGCCCGGATGGTGAGGGTGTTGTTCTCGGCGGTTACCTCGACCTGCGAAGGCTCTACCCCAGGCAGGTACACCGCCAGGTGGATACCCTGGGCATCCTCGAGCGCGTCTACCAGCGGGGTATGAGCACTCTCGGTAGTGGGGGTGAAAAAGTTGCGCAACAGGGCGTTTTGCAGTTGTTCAATCTCACGGAAGGGGTTGTATCTAATCATGTCATCCTCCTTTACATTTAGAAGTATAAAACTTGAGTGTAGTATTGTCAAGTAGTTTTAGTGCTGAGGCTCCCGATTCGGCTTGACGTCTACAGATGGGGCTGTAGTTTTTGAACCAGCATGTGCTTAGGCAGAGCCCCCACCATCCGCTCGACCGGCTGGCCGTTTTTGAACAGGATCAGGGTAGGAATGCCCTGCACATGGTAAGCGCTTTGCGCCAGGGGGAAATGGTCGACGTTGAGCTTGACGATTTTGAGCCGGCCTGCATACTCGCGGGCGATCTCCTCGAGCACCGGCGCAATCATCTTGCAAGGCCCACACCACTCGGCCCAGAAGTCGACCAGCACCGGCACGCTGGCCTGAAGCTCGGGGGTCAGGCCCTGGGTGGCATTCACCAGCCAGGGCAGGGGCTTTTTGCAGGCCCCGCAGACCGGAACCTGGCCTGTGGGGGGGTTGCCCAAGCGGTTTTTTGCACCGCAGTGGATACAGGTGATGATGTTGTCGCTTGCCATAATCGTTTTATGCCAGCGCAGCCTGCCGAACCTCGAAGGTGAGTCCCAGGGGGCCGGTGTTCACATACAGATGAGCGCCATCGGGCACCTCACCCGCCAGGATTTTGCGCGAGAGGGGGGTCTCCAGTTCCCGCTGGATTACCCGCTTCAGGGGCCGGGCCCCAAAGACCGGGTCGTAGCCGCGCTGGGCCAGGAAGTCGAGGGCCTCTTGCGAGAGCTCGAGGGTAATCCGGCGCTCGGCCAGCCGTTTACGCACCGCCTCGAGCTGGATCTGCACGATGGCCGCAATCTGCTCTTTGGCCAGCGGACGGAAGACCACAATCTCGTCCAGGCGGTTCAAAAACTCGGGGCGGAAGTTCTGCTGCAGCACCCCAAACACCCGTTCGCGGATGGCCTCGTAGCTCTGGCCCGACTGAATGCCCTCGAAGATGAGGGGCGAGCCGATGTTGGAGGTGAGGATGATGACGGTGTTGCGGAAGTCCACCGTGCGGCCCTGCCCGTCGGTCAGGCGACCGTCGTCGAGCACCTGCAACAGCACGTTGAACACATCGGGGTGGGCCTTCTCGATCTCGTCGAAGAGGATCACCGCGTAGGGCCGACGACGCACCGCCTCGGTAAGCTGACCGCCCTCCTCGTAGCCCACGTAGCCCGGCGGGGCCCCAATCAGGCGGGCCACAGTGTGCTTCTCCTGGTACTCCGACATGTCGATGCGGATCATGTTCTCTTCGGTATCGAAGAGGCTGGCGGCCAGGGTCTTAGCCAGCTCGGTCTTACCCACCCCGGTAGGCCCCAGGAAGAGGAAGGAACCAATGGGCCGGTTGGGGTCTTTGAGGCCGGCGCGGGCCCGCCGGATGGCATCGGCCACCGCCACGATGGCCTCGTCCTGGCCCACCACCCGCTTGTGCAGCTCGTCCTCCAGTCGTAGGAGCTTCTCGCGCTCGCCCTCCATCAGCTTGGCTACAGGAATGCCCGTCCAGCGCGAGACGATGGCGGCAATGTCTTCCTCCGTGACCATGGGTCGCACGAACCGCGCGCCCGCCATGCGCTCGGCCAGCTCGTTGACCTCCTGCTCGAGCCGCGGCAGCTCACCGTAGCGGAGCTGGGCCGCTTTGTTCAGGTCGTAGGCCCGCTCGGCCTGCTCGATCTGGGTGCGTACCTCGTCGAGACGCTGCTGGGCCGCCCGCAGCTTCTGCATAATCTCGCGCTCGGCCTCCCATTCGGCCTGCTGTTTCTTGATCTCGGCCTCGAGCTCGGCAATTTCTTTTTCCAGCTCGCCCAGCCTGAATTTGCTCTCGGCATCGGTCTCTTTCTTCAGGGCCTCGCGCTCGATCTCGAGCTGGAGCTTGCGCCGGTTGAGGGCGTCGATGCTCTCGGGGCTGCTCTCCAGGGCCATGCGCAGGCGGGCTGCGGCTTCATCGATCAGGTCGATGGCCTTATCGGGCAGTTTGCGGTCGGCGATGTAGCGGTGCGAGAGCTGGGCCGCCGCGATGAGCGCGGGGTCGGCAATGCGCACCCCGTGGTGCACCTCGTACTTCTCCTTAATGCCGCGCAGGATGCTTACGGTCTCCTCGAGGCTGGGCTCGTCAACAAACACCGGCTGGAAGCGGCGCTCTAAAGCCGGGTCTTTCTCAATTTCGCGGTACTCGTCCAGGGTGGTGGCCCCAATCAGGTGCAGCTCACCTCGAGCCAGGGCAGGCTTGAGCATGTTGCCCGCATCCACCGCGCCCTCGGCCTTGCCGGCTCCCACCACGGTATGAATCTCGTCAATGAAGAGAATAATCTGGCCTGCGCTCTGCACAGTCTCCTGGATGACCGCCTTGAGCCGCTCTTCAAACTCGCCGCGGTACTTGGCGCCCGCCAGCAGCGAGCCCATCTGCAGGCTCACGATGCGCTTGCCCTTCAGCCCCTCGGGCACGTCGCCCTTTACGATGCGCTGGGCTAGCCCTTCGACCACTGCGGTCTTACCCACCCCCGGCTCACCGATCAGCACGGGGTTGTTTTTGGTGCGGCGCAGCAAAATCTGGATGACCCGCCGGATCTCTTCATCCCGCCCAATTACGGGGTCGAGCTTGCCCTCCTCGGCCTGGCGGGTCAGGTCGAGGCCGTACTGTTCCAGGGCGTTGTAGGTACCTTCGGCATGTTCGCTGTTCACGGTTCTTCCTCCTCTAATCTCCTGTATAGCTTTCCGAATACCGTCGGCCTGCAAGCCGCCGTAGCCGGTCTCGGCCAGGGCCAGTAGCAGGGTATCCAGGGCCACAAAGCGATCCTTTAGTTCGTCGGCCAGCTTCTCGGCCCGCCCCAGGGCCGAAGCCAGGCGGGACGACAGGTACTGCCCTCCCTCGGCCCCCGACACCTTGGGCAAACGCCCCAGCTCGGTCTGGGCGGTCTGGTAAATGCTTTTGGGATCCTGTCCGGCTTTTTGCACAATCTGGGCCGGTAGACCTGCGGCATCCCGCAGCATCACTGCGACCAGGTGAGGCAGGTCAATCTGTGAATGGGACGACTCCCGCGCCAGCACCTGGCTTTGAGCAATGGCTCCACGGGCTTGTTCGGTAAAGCGCTCCAGGTTCATATCAAGATTATTATGAAACTTGAGTGTATTATTGTCAAGTCTAATGAGCCTTATGAGCTATTGGCCCTCAGGCATGCGCTGCGCCTC from Meiothermus cerbereus DSM 11376 includes:
- a CDS encoding tetratricopeptide repeat protein, with the protein product MEVDELIKLGRYEEARARILAGEGGHAEALAVLLELRDWLRLKEYERAQKVLEQDGDLIAGYLDLERARAAIRAFESEDESQIAAYLQDPHLGAEAWATLGLIQIMRGQREEARQAFEAALKADPRHFRAKTNLANLALEAGQTDEAIRLYQEALKLNPEYALAHHNLGAAYRKKGQLDKSVYHIKQGQRLQMRPPVRPPRGPLPGASLPLPERKPLLGRRWWLWLLVIGLAYWLLSRQP
- a CDS encoding type IV pilin protein produces the protein MKKSGFTLIELLIVIAIIGILAAVLIPNLLRARAVANDRAAQAFAQNVYKTAQAYLAENVNVTTVPTSCAGTTGYSAGNYSVPAPGAFITGCTVASTGASVTVTYTGGTSTSVTVGQ
- a CDS encoding HepT-like ribonuclease domain-containing protein, translating into MRRRSLSDRVRLLHMRDACRRALEIAQGKDLSALSPEEEASLALVRLLEILGEAARGVSEDLKSLQPEIPWREIVATRNLLIHEYFGVDMEVVAAILEQDLPSLLERLEAILQTMDHSGP
- a CDS encoding rhomboid family intramembrane serine protease translates to MFPLHDINRAHRRPYVVYLLVLLNLAGFVYTFALTDPAAVIGAYGFVPARFAADFRGEWITLFSSMFLHGSLLHILGNLWFLWVFGDNIEDRLGHGRFLLFYLLGGVAAALIQGLVSGFSSDVPMIGASGAISALLGAYIVLYPRALILSLVGWIPVPIPAILYLGYWLLIQFVGDFMGEEGIAFWAHIGGFVAGVVLIRWFERGAPKPGRQRR
- the trxA gene encoding thioredoxin; its protein translation is MASDNIITCIHCGAKNRLGNPPTGQVPVCGACKKPLPWLVNATQGLTPELQASVPVLVDFWAEWCGPCKMIAPVLEEIAREYAGRLKIVKLNVDHFPLAQSAYHVQGIPTLILFKNGQPVERMVGALPKHMLVQKLQPHL
- a CDS encoding type II secretion system protein; translation: MKTHGGFTLIELLIVIAIIGILAVVLVPNLLNARNVATLRAEQVYLRNVMYAANAYLSDNVLASTLPNTDCVNGFSAGSYVVAPLARTTLSSCTVQHVSGGAVVSYSGLSGAGQIP
- the hepT gene encoding type VII toxin-antitoxin system HepT family RNase toxin codes for the protein MDEVLLAKTATIERCLKRIEEEYRGHEGELFENYTRQDAIVLNLLRACEASIDLAMYGVRLHRLGLPQSARDAFRLLQEAHLITPDLARRMQQMVGFRNVAVHDYQALSLPILKTILDQRLGVFVEFTSALLRPGNSEG
- a CDS encoding Rab family GTPase, producing MLGAFGVGKTSLVARYVHGIFSEKYQTTVGVKIDKKIVTVNGQEVSLVLWDLYGEDQFQRVQPFYLRGSSGYLLVADGTRPDTLEAAQSLHARAQEVLGPVPFILLLNKHDLPWQVSEAQLDQLRAKGWEVRYTSAKTGEAVEDAFNTLAGRMLEQQST
- the mntA gene encoding type VII toxin-antitoxin system MntA family adenylyltransferase antitoxin; the encoded protein is MATLAGETLESIVALIRERLSPLAIYLFGSQAEGQAQPGSDLDIAVLGSAPYDPWALFVLAQDLVVLQESQPEVDLVDLATAPPALRARVVTQGWRVYCANRLRCDLFEIRVLKEYAYLQEERRPILEDIRRRGRVYG
- a CDS encoding O-antigen ligase family protein, coding for MYRIYRWWWFAFVVLYPLIFVPSERSFWGLNYTYHIVITAIFVLGALLFEWFLHPHLRLSDAKHLPRLLWQHKPVLLALLFGIWGVIAAFFTPSPAVALMGSLARNGDGALASFLFSLVFVLVYLQIMRERDLLVRIAIGVAISGVLLSLGAIAEIALGRGLIYALQVGDLPIVSFPQKGHLAGYLAATFGVAIAIWFRKPSWLFLGTVLLIAFSLGLTYNRAAFLGMALVLLIGVWRAPRQGLVASALVLIAVFAAIQWTQFRGVGGQKELASTSSMEARMLFWKAAVGGILERPVLGWGGGNFDYYWPLFLSAEEQARFLRLEAGAYKMIAYLSAPGTIPVWIVENEKGQRYTQSIVLWKSHSQLLEVALQKGLVGLVLYMALLILSIRAFLQLTPGASGLWAYHVFLLLWFIPFFSEGVVWVLFALAAGEATQTYRSKHPSVPVVKDYRTSI
- a CDS encoding Hsp20/alpha crystallin family protein, which gives rise to MIRYNPFREIEQLQNALLRNFFTPTTESAHTPLVDALEDAQGIHLAVYLPGVEPSQVEVTAENNTLTIRAERPFNKPENANQWRLEGPYGKFERSFVIPNTFDLSKIEATFKHGILYLDIPKAETAQPRRIEVRVNG
- a CDS encoding nucleotidyltransferase family protein, which produces MALSAPVPTQALAEICQRYGVRRLLFFGSFARGEADEESDLDLLVEFFPGRTPGLGFVRLQKELALLFGRKVDLHTPGSLSPYLREAVLREARPLHEAA
- a CDS encoding O-antigen ligase family protein, with amino-acid sequence MPRVPRILWAWWGLGLLSILWSLTPGNTLALGLWELAYLAAFAAGGWLVGFVGLNIVLLGYGLLTTLTLAWAGLVMYFSGSSHYVAGAQALVLIPLAMVWMFRSRWPLLSGILLTGALYLALLSGARAVYLPLTIIALLMVWRLWREGFAFWRIGLALGVVVAAVMAIDATLPFSPVQNALGLKASLTKQVQDVAAEGSIGSRLQMWEQTLHIALQHPLGTGNGSFRDTLAAYLQYPGILFSNAHNYYLETAATGGWLRLLLLLVILGWLLWQGWSSSAWPWALGAAGLWATLAFDVTGMYPAVMMLAFASLGALHGQVKAPLAAPSSNKRVYWAVPVAGLVLAVGLAFWWYWPCEQNCAISRYQGFRSAVLAELEQVSASKREELLRDAARLNPKSLWVYRTQLEYTQAPEEKIKLLQHIVEVFPLANPTFYLQLAELAVQLNRPKEAIQVLELGLSRFPINFTGYQSGNFFGMLTPSYESWRARAPELLEQLKKDK